ttttcatttTAAGAATTTCTCCACTGCTTGACATCATGATATACGGGACTGTCTGCAATAACCTGTCTGTCTGTACCAGGGAAGTTGGTTAATTATCACAAAACGTGTCTAAAGATTtgttatgtgttttgtttttccacccAGAGCCGGCTCTCAGATCACAAATCCAGAGGTGGTGCTGAAGCGTCTGAAGGCCCTCGCCACAAATGGTCCTCTCTTCGCTCTGTCCTTCCTGGCCTTCTGGGTGGCATGGGCCAGTCCAGGCCTGCAGTTCCTGCTGTGCCTGTGTCTCTACGATGGCTTTCTCACTATGGTGGATCTCCACCACAGCGCCCTATTGGCGGACCTCGCTGTATCTGCCACCGATCGCACACGCCTCAACTTTCACTGCTCGGTGTTCAGCGCTCTGGGGTCTTTCTCCGTCTTTCTGTCCTACTCTTTCTGGGATAAAGAGGACTTTTACTCCTTCCGTATCTTCTGTGTAACTCTGGCAGCTTTTTCCGTCTTGGGGTTTTTCTTAGTGTCTCGAATACTCCAGCGCCGTTTTATAAAGGAAATCCATCCAAAACAAGATGATGCATCAGCACTCAAAGAGTAAGAATTTAAAAGTGTGAATAATATGAGAAATTTTCATACTGTGTTTTCTCCTTTCTCACATCTTTTCGTGTGTGTCTGTTATCACAGACTAAACGTTGGCCATGCTCCACTTAACCACCCGGAAAAACCTGTCACTATTGGACAGTATCTCAAGCAGCTCTCCAGACACAGGAACTTCATGTGGTTCGTGTCGATGAACCTGATTCAGGTGAGAAACTAAAAATCAccaagtggggaaaaaagtagATCTGGATGATGTGGAATCAGTAATTTAGTGCTTGTTATCAGTTATCCAATCCCTAATCAATAGCTCTAGGGCAAGTAGGAGTATTCACATTTATTATACATCTTaacaacataacataacatcaATACAGTATAAAAGCAACACACATCTAGAAAGTAAAAGTGATCACCTGGCACCAGAAAGATGTAGAGGTGGAGCCTCCATCCTGTTCGTGGTAACTCATGTTTACCACAGGGAAGATGCAAAACATCACTGAGGGTTGGTCAGCCTTTAAAAGTCTTAAAGCCGTGTGAGCCCATGTTTGTTTTTGACGTGCAGTCTTAGTACAAACATTTACAGTCTTAGTGACTTTGTTCTTGTTATTAACGATAGACAATGCAAGATAAAGGTTAGACTGCCCTCCACAAATGAACGGTAGGAACGAACCAGTGTTTGTCTTTCCGCATGAAGTGCAGCCCTTCTTGTAAATGACACTTGTTGAACTTTCATAGTTAATATTATTAGCTAAATATTTGTGGTTTTTCTGCTCACACTAAAATCAGAAATcgtttcatttgttttcttggtgtttaattaaagaaaactgCTACAGCTCCAAGTAACAAAGTACTTTTAATTTAGAATAAAATAATCATCTTAGTTTATCTGTCACTTCTGCTTCTGTTTGCAGGTGTTTCACTGCCACTTCAACAGCAACTTCTTCCCTCTTTTCTTAGAACATCTCTTATCTGACAACATCTCTGCCTCTACAGGTTCAATTTTACTTGGTAAGATCCAGTTGAGATGCAGTAAATGATTTACACAAGTGTTTGTAATGGATGCTTTGCACAGCGAGAGATAAGAAATTATATATTTGATATAGTGACTTAAATTTTAGTGAATAGGAAGTTACCAATAGgaatattaaaataaagaagttattttaatgtttaaccCTGTTATGTGAGGACAAAATGCTTGAAAAACACACTGCAATGTATACTTTTAAACCATGAGTAGTggtatattaaaatatataattaacctttatttatatagcacctttaaaaaaatagtttgcaGATTGCTTTGACAGAAAAGCAAATGCCGAAAGAGGACTAAATAAAAGTCACAGAAAATAAGTGGTTGatctattaaaaaatatatatatatgaaagaaGAAACTCATTTGAAAAGAATGAAGTGAGCACTTGATCTTCATAGTGTCACTCAAAGTTAGTTAAACTTCTGGGAAATTCATCTGTCTAGGTAGAAAGCATGAACCACTGTGAATCTATTTCACCTGCTTGGATTCGAACTCTAGTGAGTACATGTGTCCTGGAGAgtcaaaaacaaggcaacaacCCCACAAAGGGAATGATTTTGCACCTTGTGGCCACAGAGGAGTGCTCTTTCCTGATATGGTGACTGATTTTTCTCCAGTTTTGCTTTTCCCGGTGTCTTTGTCACTTCAGTTAGCATGTGATGGTACCTGCAGCTCATTTAGCTTGCACACAGAGTCTGGCTCCTCTAGGATGGCACATGCACATCAGGTTTGCTGTGTCAAGTTCAAGATTCAAGAGCTTTATTGTCCGAAATGCTGTTTCACCCCAAGCTCCCCATGGTGCATTTATAAGTATATAAAAGATATATCTCCAAGAGATATAAAACtaggatttaaaaataaataacatgctaAGTTTTGGTAAAATTAAGGGATAAAAAGGTACTAATTACTAACTAACAATACTATACAATACTATAATTATAACTATACAATACTAACTGTACGATAGTGTGCAGGAGGTAGCAGGAGATGGGTTGTTATATGAGGAGAACTGGGCAGGCATCAACCCAGTAGACAAGCCAGCATCTGCTCTTTTGATCAAGAAAGAACATGAGGAACCGTGTAGAATGACATTCAGTGAACTACTCATTTGCGTGTTTCTGATCAGACTCTCAGGAACTGACTCCatgagggtggcatgagggCCAGACGGTATGAAAGAGGCTTGGCGAATGTCATGCTGCTTGCAGCATCAACCAGCATGATCAGTTTGGCagtgggtcagtgatggtctggagAGGCATATCTTTGGTGGACCTGTTGCCAATTTAATTTGCAACCAAGCAGTTGAAATTGTTTCACAGCGGTTTATGCTTCTAACTAGACAAGCTGATGTCCCAGAAATTTAACAGACTTTGCATTCAAAGGTGGTTACTAATTCTGCAAGCCTGATCTCTTCAGGCAAGTGATTCCAAATCTGagacatgacaataaaagctaTCACACATTTTTTGTACTTATGTGTAGCACCAGAACATTTGAATGAATTGCAAGATTTTTACTCATTTgtattgttttgggttttttggctTTCCACTCGCTTTCTCTCAAAttatttttctgctgttttctagttttaatttttaacgCGGCTCTGCTTCTGCTCCACACAGGAATCTCTTATATTGCCCCACACCTGAACAACTTGTATTTCCTGACACTGTGCCAGCGTTACGGGGTTTACCAGGTTATCCACTGGCTATTTATGCTCAAACTGGGACTTAGTGTGGCTATTCTGCTAGCAGGGGCTGACCACATTTATCTGCTGTGTGTCTTCATTGCTAGGTATGGCCGTgcacacacatctgcacacGCTTCATGGATGTGTGGCAGTTTGGCTGGTTCTTTTTGTACTTGTTTGTAACAGTTTATCATTTTCAAAGCTGCATACAGAAACCCAGAATTCCTTTGTGCATGCCATTTGcagagaccttttttttttggggggggggggtttataAATGCTGTCTCTAGAGATTAGCCACAATTCTGAAATTGGTCTACTCTTAACTGTAATTGTAATATTTGTGTTATCTGTATAGTCCCATGTACACATATAACATTTTAATGCCACAAGCGATTGATTTTCATGCAGTTTTTAGCCTATTAGTGGTCTTGCTGTTCTTATAGCTATCAACAGCATTTGAGTGCTCTCATAGCTCACTGATAATTTTAGTCACAGCTGTGGTAAAGTGGTTAAGCTTGTGGGTGAAGCTCACTAAAACTTTCCAGCTAAAAGCGATGAAGTTGTTACTGTATTTCATACACTGTTTTTCATACTCGGACACACCTTAGCATGCTCTGACTGCTCTGAACAAAGGCTTTTTGCATGATAACCTGTATTACAGCTGATGTTTCCACGCTGTAACATTACGTCTCCATCTTCTAGTAACCGCGTGTTCACCGAGGGGACATGCAAACTCCTGAAACTGGTGATTTCTGATCTGGTGGATGAGGACTTTGTGGTAAACCGACGTCAGCAAGCCGCCTCTGCTCTCCTCTTCGGCATGGTTGCCTTGATGACCAAGCCCGGGCAGACATTCGCCCCACTCATTGGCACATGGCTGCTCTGTGTTTACACAGGTACAAACAGAAACTCTCAGCCTTGGACCTCATGAGGACACGGGTTTTTCCAAGCTTGCTCCAAGGCGCTGCATTCATGTGTGTTTCCCATGAAGCTGACACAAATTACTACAGGCTCACACACTCTGTTGATATGTGTGTTGATAAAGTTTTGAGGGTTCAACTAGAGTTAAAATCCATGTGTGTGACTTGCACAACAAGTTGAACTAGACAAATGACACAAATTGCTGTTTTGTGGTTAGTTTATCTTGCAaatgacaaacaaaacaaaaaagccatTCATCAAATCTTTGGCGTTTACCTGATTAAACAGGCCTTTGTAatctcattttttaaatctagTTTTCTAGAACCTGAACAGGatagggaaaaaaatcagcctgttttacaCTTGTTTTGCAGACTTATTTAACTTTGCATTAATTGTTTGGCAATTCGTGGACGGTCAGCACAAGTGACCCAGCAGCCAACaataatttaatgtaattttaagaagaaaaaaaaacattgtaaacATGTATATTTAACTTCTTACTAAGACTTAGATGAGGTTGTTTAACTGGACAGAGTCAGTGTAGTTGTTTCTGCTGATAGGAAAAATAGTCTAAGCCAAAGGGGGTGTATCCAGAGCAGTCCAAGCCACGTACTTATCAGTCATTTGCCTCAAAGTTAGGAAAATTGCGACACCAGCTTTGCATGAATTCATCCATCCTAGCTGGATTTTACTGACTTTTCTATGGTCTCTGCTCACTTCCTCTTTGGATGCGTTTTTTAAGGCTAACAAACCAGTTTCCCCAGATATAACCTGTTAGACAAGCATCGCGTTATGCCAGTCGTGCTCTTAAAATATATCCTAGTGACACGTTTTTGTTTTGCCTCACTAGCTTTACTTTAGTTTCTTTCATCAATAGGATCCTCATTAACTCTTACAGTTTTCATATTTAAGTATGGCTTCAGGAAAAAAGAGTCAAATTTAATGTGATTAATTTTGTCGTCCCCAGGTTATGATATTTTTGAGAGAGATTCTGTCAAGGACTCAGTTTCTGGGTCTCACGTCGCCTCCAGCTCAGGGAATCCGCCTCTACGCCTGGGCTGCTTCTACATGTTGGTGTTTGTGCCTATCACCTGTGCCCTGCTCCAGCTGGTGGCCTGGTCTCGCTTCACGCTTCATGGCCGCAAGCTGCAAGGGATCAAAGCCCTGCGGCAGGGGGCCCAGCAAGGCCACCTTATCGATGTCAAGGCCATTTGAACTGTTGGGCGAAGTTGCACATGGACACTTTTACGTCATTAGCTTTTACAGTCCCTTTTGATAATGTCTTAGAAGAAGATGAGCTGCTCCGCCCTTTTTCTGCAGCTTGGCCTTCTGTGCAATAAACTCTTACAGATCATGTGGCTTTGTGTACAGTGGAAAATGCACAGCGAGCTCACTAATCCATGTGGAAATGAACATGTTGAAATCTGCCTTattctttttatattaaaataataaactatatttatatttgaacCGATGACCAAAACATCAGTAAAACCAATCAATCTTTTGGACCAAGGGGAGAAGAGATCGGGTGCCCTCTTTACGTGTAATTCTGGTGTTGAGCTCAATCTGAACGTCTTTGCTGATCTTTAAATTGTCAGCACCATCAGCCTGTTTGAAAAAGCAAAAGGAGGGTAGGTTTACAGCAGAGCTCCGGTTCTGATTTCTAACTTTTATTAACAAGTTGATGAAGAATTTCCAATCTAAGTACGTTGTGTTGAAAGTGCTGTTGATACTGCATGAAAACACAAGTTGATCATTTTGCTGTACATGTTTCACACAGAATGCCACTTTGATGTTGAGAACTGTATTTTGTAATACGTCAGTATTGATGATGCATTTGCACAACACTGCCGTTCGTCTGTTGTACTTCTAACATTTTACTTTTAGTCCAGTGGTGATGGAAACTGAAACAAGgaaattaaatcaaatcaaatcaaatcacttttattgtcacatcacatgtgcaggtacactggtacagtacatgtgagtgaaattcttgtgtgcgagcttcacaagcaacagagttgtgcaaaatacaataacgtaaaacaagcaaaatataaaaatggctaatctaaaaagtaataaatatatgtacaatatgtaaaggtatatacattactgaatgtgtatactaaatatgtttttctacgtgtgtgtgtttgagtgtgtatatagtatgtatatacatgttttacaaatgaaataaagtaaacaataaaataagatatataaaatatacagaggttggtatgtgcagaacagtggtatttatatattatgcCAGTAGCCACTCACTCAGTTcacttttcagttgtttttttccagatgATTACACAGAATGTGAGACAGTGCCACAAATAAACCTCTGTGTTGAGAGTTAATCAAACTCTTTATTTTAAAGTGGGACTTATTCTATGTTCTTTACCACACAACAAACTTGAAATAAAAACCTTAACAGTATGACGAACCATTCGCAGTTTAAATATACACCAAAAAGTTTGCATATGAAAATAATTTACAGCCCTGTCAGGCAAGGGTCACTGCTGTTAATTTGAAGATAACTGGGTCAAGTATTTCAGGTTTAAAGACATGCCTTAATGCCTTTCTTGATTTCTGAGCTACTGAATATGGTGcatttgatttcatttgttGTACTTTGTTAAGAAGACATCGCCCTGAATTTGGGATAATTTTTTGTATGTTCTGGTGAAGTATAAGCTATTTCTCtttcaaggaaaaaaaatctattcatCTATATCTATCCATTCACTTACTGTACATTCACTTACTTTCCATCCATGACAAACTTGGATTTTTTCCATACTGAAGTACTGGGCCCCTGATTTTCTTGTGCTTGTGTGATACTTGAACAGTAACCCAGGCAGAGCTTAATCAGGATTTATGATCGTAAAATGAAATGTACATAGGACATAAGCTGAAATTAGTGCAGTTGAAACATTGATTATCTTTAGGGTTCAAATGAACAACTAAATAGAAAAGtatattcatatttttgtgGTGGGAAGGGCCGGAAACACCCCAGAGTCTCCATTGGAGGAtcaaacaaaaaagattttGATCGCTAAAAGTGTTTCTTAcactatttgttttgttttttaaccgtTTAACTTAAAGGGGGGTTTGCTGTGCGAAGACGGAAGTAGTAGGAAGGACTTCTCTCGTTCCGAAGCCCATCCTATCATTGTGTTGCGCCTGCGTAAACTGTCCGGCTCTTTTTTCCTATTCTTTGCACTTATTTTCCTTATTTAATcacttaatatttaatttagTCACAGTATCGTTTCTGATCAGTTAAAGACCTAGCAAAGCTTCCCGAGTGCAGTATTTTAGCCTGAAATAGAATATTACCCATCATGCATCGGGCCTAGTACGCCTTTTAAACCTACGTTTTCGCTCTAAAGCAATTCATatagattatttttaaatatataaaatgttttatatatttatttaaagtagaTCCCATAAGTACAATATTCAAACAATGCATGTTTGAGTTCAGCTCAACGACACCGTGAGTGTAATGAGTATGTCGGAAAAGCACCCCTCCCCGGGTTGCTACATTCGGTAGTACACTCATGTTTCTCTTCAGATCGTATAaatctttcgccttttactaaagattTCCGTGGAGAGGAACAATATGAGTTATAACTAATTTTTTGATGCTCTGCTTATGGCGGGGCTTCTGTGCTTGTGAAAGAAATATAGCGGATTTTCTCGTGTTATAACGCTCTACGGAGTTTGAATGAACTTAATACGGAACTATGTCAGTAAGTAGTATTAAGTTCCGTATACCCGAATTTGACTTGCTTTGAACTTAGAAAATGATTCTTATCTTTCAGGAGCACATTTGAATTTTCTCTCTAGTACAAATGCTAAcaaaattgtaaataaaaatataaattatggCTCATAATTACAAGCCTCACCTGTCCAAGATGTCTTTACCAGACGCAAACTAAGCAATCAACATATAAAGTAGATTAAAACTGATGGATTTAACGCAATTGATAATGctgattttaaacaaaaacaacaaattactTTAAAATGCATTCAAGAACAGACTCAAAAACTCAAATTCACAGGCTTTTATTTAACAACTGTGTTAACTTACTAAAGGTTTGTTTGTATTGCTTCACACACTGAAGACCTAGATAGTTTTTGATGgcttcatttttattgttaccACATTGAGCACGTGTGTAAGGAAATATGCAACATAAAACCGACACCGACGGTATTTTGACGTGAATGAAGATAtgagtgttttcagtttctAATGTTATCCACAGAAATGTGATGATTGCCTTGGATCTACTTCAGATCTcatgtctttttctttcctcgGTTCTGTATAAACACGGTTTAAATTGGTTTATAAAAGAGACCGCAGTATTTCAGTGATTCACAGTTTAGTCCAGTCCAAATCTCCGAataagacaaaataaataaataaggaaatCATCAGAAATATTTTACATATGATCCCCTTTAACCCCCCCCCAATTCTCATTATTTATAGTTTGGACTTagttgtgtattttatttaacctAAAATTCCAGCAGAGGGCGTACTTGGTTTTAAAGATATATATTTAAACACATGaagctacaaatacacacataactACCCTGCTTTTCTAAAGTATTGTCTTATGGTCCTATTGGTAACATACTCTATTAAGTTtaaaagatttcatttttgCATTCCCATCACATACATAAAACATTTAACtatatttgttattttcaaTAAGAAAAGAGTTAAACTGTCCTTAAAACTCTATGTTTaccatgtttatttattcacagTGTTTGCAAAATATTATGGCAGATTGAGTCACCACTTGGTCGGACAATCCCATTGGCTATTTGTGAGCAATTTTctgtgaaaacaaagcaaatttaaagaaaacactgggaagTGTGGTTAAAGTCAGACTTCCCATTTCTCGTGGCTTTTGTGCTATAATGCCTCACCATTTGCTTCTTTCGGTGCATTCGCAGAGGCACACAGAACAGGAAATAAGAGGGAGGCAAACGAGCAGAAATGATACATGTAAGCAGCAGGTTGAGCTCCGGCTGTTTAGATACTTAGGTGCCGCTTCAAGGCTGCGAGACTGAAAAACTAGTGTCGGGGAATGCTGGGAGGCAGAGATGAGGCAAGTAAACCAATTTTAACTTATGAAGTGTGAAATTCAAGGGTTAGGtttgattttattgttgaatGCTAAGACACTTTAAGACATATCTAACTTTAAAGTATGCCAGAAGACAAAATATGAGAATTTTACCCATGTCGGTTAACTTTTTCCCCCcattatttataattttgcatttttatgtgcCTTCAGTGTATGTATGATTTGGCATTATGgagtttcttttaaaaagcaatgtATAAGGATTTTAACAATACGGCTAGCACTATTAGCAATACGACTGTCTTTtgtggttttattttctttttattatgactaaatttgttgtttaaaatgtgCTTCAGAAGAtaataaaaagcagtaaacatTCAGAGTCCTCCGTAGCAAAAACATAGCCTTTAACAGGCAAACTGAGATTGCTAAGTGACGTCTGCCTGACGCTGAGACGAGGACGGTGCAGGCTTCCTGTTTTGTGGCTAAGCAATTACTCAGTCTGCTGTTCAAGCTCAAGTTTAGGTTGAAGTTGCTCTGCAGCAAATGGAAAGCAACTTCCATTTCCTGTCTaattctgcacacacacatagaggcTTTTATCTCTGCCAGCCTTTTGCTCATTACTCTAAACTGGAACTGCATTAGCCTTTCTGGTAAATCAGTATTAACATAATAATGTCAAACACTAACCATGAATGGATTATTGGACAGGCAGACATGGGTCCAAGTGCATGAgtgctgaaagaagaaaaagaatataGATGTTACAGCTATGTAGCATTATTTTTTATCAGGTCATAAAATTAGATAAATACAACCACTGATGAACAACAATGTACCCATAtcacattatttattaaaaactaatccaaaatgaggaaaaatatGGAAAACTACATACACTTAATAGGTCAACAGCTTTTGAATGCTTTTCTGTATCACTCTGTCTTTCACATCATTGTGGTGAAAATTTGGCCCACTTTCTGTTTATACACAGCCCTCCCGTCATTGCATCTTAATCAGTTTGAGGTCTGCTCTTTGACTAGACCATTGGAATGTTTTTGCGTTTTTAGCCATTCTGTTGAGtaaatttgctgctgtgcttgggagcGTTGatctgttgcatgacccagtttcagACAAGCTTTATCTAtcggacagatggcctcacatctgactctagaatactttggtgtaCAGAGAAGTTCTTGGGTGACTCAGTGACTGTGAGGTGCCCAAGTCCTGTGgatgcaaaacaagcccaaatcctCATCCATCTACCTCCGTGCTTGACAGTTATGAGATGTTTGTgctcatttgtttggttttcccaAACATGGTGCTATGCACAATAGctaaacatctccactttggtctcatctgtccaaaggacattttACCTAAAGTCTTATTGTTTGGTCAGATGTAACTTTTCAAATCTAAGCCACGCTGCTTCCAAACAAggcatacttgttcagtctttttctaattgtactgtcctgaactttaatatttaagcCCTTAAAGCCTGAAATTTGAATTAATTCCCAGAAAATTTGAATTGGAGAGTTTATTGAACTATCTGacaaatttgattaaaaaattaCTTGAAATTTAATTTCCATATATGGCTTTcaatttgtttgttattttattttcttttccttttttaaatttcttagAATTTGATTGAGGAAGTATTTTAAGAGAAGAAATGACTctgatgatgtagaag
This sequence is a window from Pelmatolapia mariae isolate MD_Pm_ZW linkage group LG8, Pm_UMD_F_2, whole genome shotgun sequence. Protein-coding genes within it:
- the mfsd13a gene encoding transmembrane protein 180, with protein sequence MGRRVWGCWQGVLSTALLYGSLALFTSILHNVFLLYYVETFVSIYKIDKISFWVGETVFLIWNSLNDPLFGWLSDRAFLSSPQAGSQITNPEVVLKRLKALATNGPLFALSFLAFWVAWASPGLQFLLCLCLYDGFLTMVDLHHSALLADLAVSATDRTRLNFHCSVFSALGSFSVFLSYSFWDKEDFYSFRIFCVTLAAFSVLGFFLVSRILQRRFIKEIHPKQDDASALKELNVGHAPLNHPEKPVTIGQYLKQLSRHRNFMWFVSMNLIQVFHCHFNSNFFPLFLEHLLSDNISASTGSILLGISYIAPHLNNLYFLTLCQRYGVYQVIHWLFMLKLGLSVAILLAGADHIYLLCVFIASNRVFTEGTCKLLKLVISDLVDEDFVVNRRQQAASALLFGMVALMTKPGQTFAPLIGTWLLCVYTGYDIFERDSVKDSVSGSHVASSSGNPPLRLGCFYMLVFVPITCALLQLVAWSRFTLHGRKLQGIKALRQGAQQGHLIDVKAI